The nucleotide sequence GTGTGCGTGAAGTACGCCTCGGGGCTCTCCTGGTGGTGCTCGACGGCGCCGATGTGCCCGCCGTACGGGATGCGGATGACGACGGGCATCTGCAGCGCACCCTCGTGGCGGTTCGTGAGCTTCGCGAGCTGCGTCGTGATCTGGTCGAACGCCGGGAAGACGAACCCGTCGAACTGGATCTCCACCACCGGCCGGAAGCCCGCCATCGCGAGTCCGATCGCGGTGCCGACGAGCCCGGACTCGGCGAGCGGCGTGTCGAGCACGCGCTGCTCGCCGAACTCGGCCTGCAGGCCCTCGGTCACCCGGAAGACACCGCCGAGCTTGCCGATGTCCTCACCCATGAGGAGGACCCGGTCGCTGCCCGAGAGCGCGGCGCGCAGACCGGCGTTGATCGCCCGGCTGAAGGGCATGGTCTGCGCGGCGGGCGCGGCCGCGTCGGTGGCTGCCGCAGCGGTGGTCGTCGTGGTCACGATGCGCCTCCTTCGAAGGATGCCTCGTAGTCGGCGAGCCACTGCCGCTGCTCGTCGACGAGCGGGTGCTGCTCCGAGTACACGTGAGCGAACATGTCGTCGCGCTCGAGGCCGCCGAGGGCGTTGGTGCGGGTGCGGACGTCGTCGGCGAGAGCCTGCGACTCGGCATCCACGTCCGCGAAGAACGCATCGGACGCCCCCTTCCCGATCAGGAACGCCTTCATGCGCGCGATCGGGTCGCGGCGGCGCCACGACTCCTCCTCGTCGGAGGTGCGGTACTTGGTGGGGTCGTCGCTCGTGGTGTGGGCTCCGAGCCGGTAGGTCATCGCCTCGATCGCCTGCGGCCCGCCGCCGGCGCGCGCCTCATCGAGCGCCGTGCGCGTCACGGCCCAGCTCGCGAGCACATCGTTGCCGTCGATCAGGGTGCTCGGCATGCCGTAGCCTTCGCCGCGCTTGTACAGCGGCGATCGCGACTGCGTCGCGACGGGCACGGAGATCGCCCACTGGTTGTTCTGGAGGAAGAACACCTCGGGTGTGCGGTAGCTGCCCGCGAAGACCATCGCCTCGTGCACGTCGCCCTGGCTGGAGGCGCCGTCGCCGTAGTAGACGATCACTGCCTCGTCGCGGTCGAGGTCGCCGGTACCGCAGCGCCCGTCGAAGACGAGCCCCATCCCGAAGCCCGTGGCGTGCAGCGTCTGCGAGCCGAGGACGAGCGTGTAGATGTGCGTGTTGCCGTTCTTCGGGTCGGTCGGATCCCACCCGCCGTGCGTCAGACCGCGCATCACGCGGATGATGTCGATCGGGTCGACACCGCGGATCTTCGTGACCACGTGCTCGCGATACGACGGGAAGAGGTGGTCCTGCGCACGTGCGGCGCGGGCGGAGCCGACCTGCGCGGCCTCCTGGCCGTAGCTCGGCGGCCAGAGGGCGAGCTGTCCCTGCCGCTGCAGGTTGGTCGCCTGCACGTCGAAGGCGCGGATGACGGCCATGTCTCGGTAGAACGTCTCGAGATCGGCGTCGCTGAGACTCTCGACGGCCTGCCGATACGGTTCGGCGGCAGGGCTCGGCGCGAACGTTCCGTCCGCTTCCAGAAACCGCACGAGGGCGGCGTCGTCGACCGGGATCATAAACTCACGCTATCTCTCCGTGCATGCGCGGTTCTGCATGCGTTCGACAAGGGATGCGGAGATCCACCGCACACGATCGACAATCGCATCGGCATTCATGCTTCGCGCTGAGCGGCGACCGTCGCCGCGATCCGCAGCACCTTCTCGACGGATTCCTCCTCGCCGACCGAGATGCGGATGCCGTCGCCGGCGAATGGCCGGACGATCAGGCCCGCCTCCTCGAACGTCGCCGCGAACGCCATCGTCCGATCTCCGGCAGGCAGCCACACGAAGTTGCCCTGCGCCGCGGGGACGCTCCAGCCGGCCTCGCGCAACCCATCGGCCAGGCGATCTCGGCGGTCGGCGATGACCCGCACGCGCTCGAGAAGCTCGTCCTCGGCATCGAGACTCGCGAGCGCGGCCTCCTCGCCGTGGGCGGTGACCGACAGCGGGATCGCGGTGCTGCGGGCGGCGTCGAGCACCCGCGGGTGCCCGATCGCGTAGCCCACGCGGAGCGCGGCGAGCCCGTAGGCCTTCGAGAAGGTGCGGAGCACGACGACGTTCGGGCGACCCGACCCGCCGAGCACGCGCAGCCCGTCGACGGACTCGGGGTCGGTGACGAACTCGGCGTACGCCTCGTCGAGGATGACGAGCACATCGGCTGGCACCTTCTCGACGAAGGCGTCGAACTCGGCCTGCGTGACGATCGGACCGGTCGGGTTGTTGGGGCTGCACACGATGATCGCGCGGGTGCGGTCGGTGATCGCGGCGGCCATCGCGTCGAGATCATGGCGGGCGCCCTCCGCGAGGGGCACCTGCACGGCGGTGGCGCCCGCGACGACGGCGAGCCACGGGTAGGCCTCGAACGAGCGCCACGCGTAGATGACCTCGTCACCGGGACCGGATGTCGCGAGCACGAGCTGCGCGAGGATCGAGACGCTGCCCGCGCCGATGTGGACGGAGTCGGCGCCGACGCCGAACCGCTCGGCCAGCCGCTCGCGCAGACGTGCGGCCGTCGCATCCGGATACCGGTTCAACGCCGAGGCATTCCGCACCCGCTCGAGCACCCCGGGCAGCGGATCGAACGGATTCTCGTTGCTCGACAGCTTGAACGCGTCCGCGCCGGCCTGCCGGCCCTGCTTGTACGGGGGCAGAGCGGCGACCTCGGGGCGCACGCGAACGGGGATCTCGGGGGCGTCGGTCACGCCCCGAGTCTACGAGCGGGGGATCGGATGCGCCTCCCTGCCGTGGCCGGGGTCCGTCGCCGGTGTCCGTGGCCCGGCACCGCGGGTCGAGCACGGGCTTCTATCGGTCGCGGGCAGGGCCGTGGAAGACTGGCCCCACTATGGGCTTCCTCATCCGCGTGGTCATCAACGCCTTCGCGATCTGGGTCGTCACCCTGATCCCGGCTCTCCAGGTCTCGGTCATCCCATTCCCACCGGGCGAGACTCTCCAGCTGATCCTGACCCTGCTGATCGTCGCCGCGATCTTCGCACTCGTGAACACGATCATCGGCACGGTCATCAAGGTGCTGGCATTCCCTCTCTACATCCTGACGCTGGGGCTCATCGGCCTCCTCATCAACGCGTTCCTGCTGTGGCTCACCGCCTGGTTCACGAGCTTCTGGAACTGGGGCCTGCGGGTCGAGGACTTCTGGTGGGGTGTGGTCGCCGCGATCATCATCACCCTCATCAACTGGGTCGTCGGCATCATCATCCGCCCCCGCAAGGACTGACTCAGTCCGCATCGCGCGTGGCCGCGTACTCGGTCACGTGGACCGATTCCGCGCGCGCGAGATCGACGAAGACGTCGCGCAGGGCGCCGACTCGCGGATCGGTCGAGGCATCGACGAGCGCGGCCGTCTCGGCGTAGGCGTTCAGCCGGTGGGCCGGCAGCCGAGGTTCGTCCGTTCCGACCTCGGGATCGAAGACACGTTCGGCGATGAAGCTCCCGGGTGCGCCGACCGCGGCGCCGTGACCGCCGCCGGCGAGTCCGGCGACGGGATCATCGGTGTGCCGCAGCGTCACGCTGAGCGTCTCCGATCCGACATCGGCGTCGACGGGCGACCCGATCGACACCAGCGTCCGCGTGTCGTAGCCGCCCTCCAGGGCGAGGTGTCCGGCGATCATCGCGCCCTGCGAGAACCCGAACATGTGGACGGTGTCGCCCGGCTCCACGCCCGCCTGCGCGAGGGCGGCCCGTGTCGCGACGTACGAGTCGGAAGTATTCCCTGTGTAGAGCTCCACATTGGAGGCGTTGTCCCACGGCTCCCGACCGCCCAGGTCGAAGGACTGCATGCCCGCGATGTACACGGCGTACTGCCGCGAGCCGTCCGGCATCGAATACCGCTCCACGCGCACCCGTGAGTCCCCGGCCCCCGGCATCCGTTCCGTCACGGCGGCCAGGCTCTGCGGCGCCACCGACGCGGGCGACCTCATCGACGACGCCGATCCGACGCCGAGCGCGGGCGTGGCCCCTGGCACGGCGCTGCGCGGCGAGGCCGGTGCGACGGACGTCACGGTCACCGGCCCTGCGGTGCCGGAGAGCCGCGCGTCGCGCGAGAGCCTCCCCGTGCCCGCGAGCCCGAGGCCGGCCGCTCCGCCGAGCGTGAGCAGCCCGGCGGCGGCGCCGACCACGATCGAACCGGGGTCGCTCACCTCGCCACCCACCGTCACGCCCCATTGCGTCGCCTGGCGCACGAGTTCGGACGGCCACATCACGGCGCGCTCGAACTGGGCTCCGAGTGCCATGCGCCATGCGTCGGGATGCGCGTCGGCCAGCGCGGTCATCCGGGCGTCCAGTCGTCGCGCCCAGGCGGTGTCGCCCGCGAGCACCGCGACGCGGTGCTCGGCCTCGATCTCGACCATCTCGTACGCGTAGCCGGCTTCCCGCAGCGCGGCGGCGATCTCGTCCGCTTCGGCCTGCACCCCGTCGAGTCTCGCGACGAGCACGGATGCCGAGGCCCGGGCGTCGGCGGTGTGCTCGGGCAGCGTCGCGAGCTCAGCGCGGAGCGTGCGGAGTCGCACGGCGATCCGGGTGAGTTCCTCCCGAGCGGTGTCGAAACGGACCGCCGCCGCCGAGAGCGTCGCAGTGTCGACGGCGACCGCGCCCCCGCCGCGGATCTGCAGGCCGTCGTCGACCCGCGGCCAATGCTCCGCGATCACGCCGACGGCGCCCTCGTTCGGGCCGAGGCGACCCACCTCCGGCGCCACGTCGGGGTTGTGGATGCCGGGGCCGGGCATCGTGTCGCTCATCGCCCCGCCCCCGGGTACAGGCCGGAGAACGACTCTGCGAGGGCGGCGCGCTCCTGTGCCCGGGCCAGGTCGTGCCGGGCCGTCTCGGCGAGGCACGCGAGCCCCGAGACGTCGCCCGCCCAGCGCGTCGCCCGATCGTGGAACGCGGTCGCGGCCTTCGCCTGCCAGTCGACCGCATCGGCGAGGCCGCGGGCGATGAGCGCGGCATCCGTGATCCGGTCGATGAGCCGCGCGAGGTCGCGCGCCATCTGGGCGAGCTGGTGGGACGTCTGTCCGGCGGTCGGTTGAAGCGGTGTCACACGTCGATCGTCGCCGCGCGGGCGCAGTCGCAGGATGCGCCGGCGGCGATCTGTTCACAGCCGGGACGGGCGCACCCCCTGTGGAGGAGAGCCGCACACGACGGAGAGGCGCCGTTCCCCGCCCGCGACGCTGACGCTGTCACCGGCGCCCGGCGGCGCGGCGCCCGGCGCGCACACGAAGATCAGCATGGTCGCCGCCCGCTCGTCACACGCTGGGGGAGCAGCATCCGTCATCGAAAGACCCTGGAAGGAGAACTCGTTAACGTTCCGTGTCTGCTCGGTCCAGAATGGACCCCATGACCGCGACCGACGCGACGCCCTTCCGCGTCGTGTTCGTGTGCACCGGAAACATCTGCCGGTCACCGATGGCGGAGGTCGTGTTCAGGGAGTTCGCGGATGCCTCCGGCCTCGGCTCGCGCGTCGCCTCGACGAGCGCGGGCACCGGCGACTGGCACGTCGGCGAGCGGGCCGATCTCCGCACGATCGAGGCGCTCGAGCGTGCCGGCTACGACGGGAGCCATCACCGGGCGCGCCAGTTCACCCACTCGGACTTCGCGCGCAGCGACCTGGTCGTCGCGCTCGACCGCAGCCACGAGCGGATCCTGCGCGGCTGGGCGCGCACCGAGGGCGACGCCGACAAGATCGCACTGCTGCTGTCGTTCGATCCGACGGCCCGCACGCTGGACGTGCCCGACCCGTATTATGCCGGGCCCGGAATGTTCGACGAGGTGCTCGGTATGATCGAGAGTGCGAGCCGGGCGCTCTTCCGGCAACTCGAACCCGCCATCCGCCCGGTGTGAAGACACCGGATCGACGGTCGTCTTCGCCGAGACCGACGGGAGCCACCGTGACCTCACTTCCCCCTCAGCCCCTCAGCCCCCTCGACGGGCGCTATCGCCCCGCCGTGAGCGAGCTCGGCGAGTATCTCTCGGAGGCGGGCCTCAACCGGGCCCGCGTCGAGGTCGAGGTGGAGTGGCTCATCGCCCTCACCGACCGCTCGCTCTTCGGGACCTCGCCCCTTGCCGAGGTCGACAAGGGGCGCCTCCGCGCGCTCTACCTCGACTTCGGGCAGACCGAGATCGACTGGCTCGCCGAGAAGGAGTCGGTCACCCGCCACGACGTGAAGGCCGTCGAGTACTTGGTGCGCGACCGCCTCTCGGCGCTCGATCTCGACGCGATCGCCGAGCTGACCCACTTCGCGTGCACCAGCGAAGACATCAACTCCACCTCGTACGCCCTCACGGTGCAGCGGGCCGTGCAGCGCGTGTGGCTGCCGAAGCTGCGCGCCGTGATCGCCGCGCTCACCGAGCTCGCCGTGAACCACCGCGACGCCGCGATGCTCTCGCGCACGCACGGCCAGCCGGCGACGCCGTCGACCATGGGCAAGGAGCTCGGCGTCTTCGCGTGGCGCCTGGGCCGGGTCGCCGACCAGATCGAGAGCGGCGAGTACCTCGCGAAGTTCTCCGGCGCCACCGGCACGTGGTCGGCGCACCTCTCGGCCGCCCCCGACGTCGACTGGACCGAGGTCTCGCGCGCGTTCATCGAAGGCCTCGGTCTCGACTTCAACATCCTCACCACCCAGATCGAGTCGCACGACTGGCAGGTCGAGCTGTACGACCGCGTGCGGCACGCCGGCGGCATCCTGCACAACCTCGCGACCGACATCTGGACCTACATCTCGATCGGCTACTTCACCCAGATCCCGGTGGCGGGCGCCACGGGGTCGTCGACGATGCCGCACAAGATCAACCCCATCCGGTTCGAGAACGCCGAGGCGAACCTCGAGATCTCGGGCGGCCTGCTCGCGACCCTGTCGCAGACCCTCGTGACGAGCCGCCTGCAGCGCGACCTCACCGACTCGACCACGCAGCGCAACATCGGCGTCGCATTCGGGCACTCGCTGCTCGCGCTCGACAACCTGCAGCGCGGGCTCAAGGAGATCTCGCTCGCCGAGGACGTGCTGCGGGCCGACCTCGACGCGAACTGGGAGGTGCTCGCCGAGGCCATCCAGACGGTGGTGCGCGCCGAGATCGCTGCCGGACGCTCGCAGATCAACGACCCGTACGCGCTCCTCAAGGACCTCACCCGCGGCCGCCGTGTCGGTGCCCCCGAGCTCGCCGAGTTCGTGCGCGGGCTCGACATCGGCGACGAGGCCAAGGAGCGTCTGCTCGCCCTGACGCCGGCGACTTACGACGGCCTCGCCTCGAAGCTGGTCGACGAGCTCGGCTGACCTCGTCCCGGCGCGCCCGGCAGCAGCACCGGTGCTGCGGGTCAGGCCTTCGGGTCGCCGGATGCTGCGGCATCCGGCCCGTGGTCCTGCCCGGGTGCGTCGGCGCCGTCGTCGAAGAGCACCGGCTTGTCGATCTGCTTCGTCACCTGCGCGGGGTCGACCGCGAGGAGGAGCAGCGACACGATGAGCAGTACCGCGATGAAGCTGACGCCGGCGATGACGAGTGCCGTGACGACCGCGCGTTCGGCCTCGCCGGGGGCGCGCTGCTGGAAGAAGCCCATCGACACGAGGGTCACGACGCCCGCGAACAGGGCGGCCGCGAAGGCGAGCCCGAGCAGCTGCAGGGGCTTCATGAGGTCGCGGCGGGTGGGGCTTTCGTGGCTCACGCGGAGTCCTTCTGAGGGGTGGGATCGGCGGACGCGGACGCCTCCGCCGTGATGTCGGGGGACTCTCCGGCGTCAGCGGGACGCGGCGAGAAGCCGGCGATGGCGAGGTACACGGCGACGATGGCGGCATAGCCGCCGAACAGTCCGACGCCGATCGTGATGCCGGTGAGGGTGAACGTGGCGTGCGCCTCTTCGATCGTGTAGTCCAGCGCGTACGCGGGCTGCACGAGCAGCAGTGCGACGCCGAGGAGGATCGTCAGGGCGCCGACGACGGCCGCGTCGCGACTCTCGGAACGGGGCCCGACCAGTGCCGCGGGCCGCGCGTCGGCGACGCCGGGCGCGATCTCGCGCCGCTCGCGACGGCCGAGGAGGCCGCGCCAGCCCGCGATGAGCTCGATGACGCCGCTGAGGACGGCCCACGCGATCACGATGACGAAGAAGCCGGTGACGGTGCGGAGCGGATGGAGGCCGCTCGCCATGCCCGCGACGATGGCGACGCCACCGAGCGCGGCCGACGGCCAGCGGAGCCCCTGGGGATACACCAGCCACACTGCGAGCAGCAGCACGAGTCCGGTCGCGATCGTGAAGCCGCTGAACACCGAGCTGCCGACCAGAGCGGAGTGGTCGGGCGAGAACGTGATCATGAGCGCAGCGAGCGCGGCGAACGCGGCGCGTGCGAGCTGCACGTGGCGCACGGCGAACGTGCGGGAATCGGCTGAGGTCACGGTGATCCTGCGGAGCGGCGGGTTCTCAGAGTGAGAACGGATGCCTCCAGTCTACGTCCGTCCCGGCTGGGAGCTTTCGGGCACGATCTGCCCGTCACTGGAGGGTGTCGAGGATCGCGGTCAGCAGCTCGAACGTGGTCAGCGGCGAGATGATCGCGAACCGCAGCACCGGCTCGCCCGCGTGGGAGCTGGGCACGACGAAGGCGTGCTGCTCCTCGAGGAGGCGATCCGACCACGCCTCGTAGTCGGCGAGCGTCCAGCCCTCGCGACGGAACACCACGACCGACAGCTGCGGGTCGCGCACGAGCGACAGGCCGTCGCGCGACTCGATCTCGTCGGCGATGCGGCGCGCGAGGTCGATGCCGTACTGGATCGTGGCGCGGTACTGCTCGGTGCCGTGGGTGGCGAGCGAGAACCACAGCGGCAGGCCTCGCGCCCGGCGGGTGAGCTGGATGGCGAGGTCCGACGGGTTCCAGTCGGGCTTGCCGGTGAGCGTGTCGAGGTACTCGGCCTTCTGCGTGTGGGCCGACAGTCCCAGTGCGGGCTCGCGGTAGATGAGCGCGCACGCGTCGAAGGGGGCGAACAGCCACTTGTGGGGGTCGACGATGACGGAGTCCGCGAGCTCGACGCCCGCGAACACGGGTCGCATGCGCTCGACGAGCATGGCGGCGAGGCCGTACGCGCCGTCGACGTGGAACCAGATGCCCCGTTCGCGCGCGACGGCCCCGACGCTCGCGATGTCGTCGACGATGCCGAAGTTGGTCGTGCCACCCGTGGCGACCACCGCGAACACCGCTTCGCCGTGCTCGTCGAGCACGCGCGCCACCGCATCGCCGTGCAGGCGCCCGTCCGCGTCGACCTCCGCGGCGGCCACGTCGACGTCCATGACCGCGGCGGCCGACGCGATCGACGAGTGCGCCTCGGCGCTGCACACGACAACCCACCGGGGCGGGGTCGGGCGCCCTTCGTCGGCCGCGCGGCGGCGCGCAGCATCCCGTGCCGTCACGAGTGCCGAGAGGTTGCCGATCGTGCCGCCCTGCACGAAGACGCCCCCCGCACCCGCGGGCAGGCCGAACTCCTTCGCGAGCCAGTGCAGCACCTCGTTCTCGGCGTACACAGCGCCGGCGCCTTCGACCCACGAGCCTCCGTAGATGGCGGATGCGGAGACCACCACGTCGAAGGCGAGTGAGGCCTTGCTGGGGGCCGAGGGGATGAACGACAGATACCCGGGGTGGTCGGTCGACACGCACGCCGGGGCGAGGACGTTCTCGAAGAGCGCGATCGCGCGCCGCGAGCCGATCCCCTCGGGCGTGATCGAACCGGACGCGAGGCGCTCCAGGTCGCGCGGGGTCATCGGCTTGTCGAGCGGCACGTCCTCGTACAGCGCCCGGCGCCGCGCGTACTCCAGCACGTCCTCGACGGTGTGGCGGGTGTCGGCCGAGATGGCGTGCATCTGGTCGGGGGCGCTGGGCGAGGTCATGGGGGCTCCTGGCGATCGGGTGACACCTCACGCTAAAGGGGCGGGCGACGGCGTTCAAGGGAGCGCCGGCGACGCCGTGGCGGTCGACGGAACGCAACGTCGTGCAACCTTCCCGCGCCTACCGTCGGATCAGAGGGCGGCGAACGCCCGCCCCAGGGAAGTGATATCGATGACGATCCTGACCGACTCGCAGAGCGCACACGCCGCCGCGACGCCCACGGGAACGATGCGCGCTGCCGTCGTGACCGCGCCCGACCGGCCCCTCGACGTGCGCGTCGTGCCCATCCCCACCCCCGGCCCCGGCCAGGCGCTGGTCAAGGTGCTGACCACGGGTGTGTGCCACACCGACCTCCACGCGGCCCGCGGCGACTGGCCCGTCGCGCCGAAGCCCGACCTCATCCCCGGGCACGAGGGCTACGGCCGCGTCGTCGCGCTCGGCGACGGTGTCACCTCGCTCGCCGTCGGCGACCTCGTCGGCAACGCATGGCTCTGGAGCGCCTGCGGCGTCTGCGAGTTCTGCCGAACCGGCTGGGAGACGCTCTGCCCCGACCAGCAGAACGGCGGCTACTCCGTCGACGGCAGCTTCGGCGAGTACATGCTCGTCGACGAGCGGTTCGCCGCCCGCATCCCGGAGGGCTCCGACCCCGTCGAGGTCGCCCCGATCCTCTGCGCGGGCGTGACCGTCTACAAGGGTCTCAAGATGACCGAGGCCCGGCCCGGGCAGTGGGTCGTGATCTCCGGAATCGGCGGCCTCGGCCACATCGCGGTGCAGTACGCCCGCGCCATGGGCCTGCGCGTAGCCGCCGTCGACATCGACGACGCCAAGCTCGAGCTCGCCCGCCGGCACGGCGCCGAGCTCACGGTGAACGCGCTCACGCAGGACCCGGCGGCCGTCGTGCAGGAGCGCACCGGAGGCGCGCACGGCGTGCTCGTCACCGCGGTGCACCCGAAGGCGTTCGGCCAGGCGCTGGGCGTCGCCCGCCGCGGCGCGACCATCGTCTTCAACGGCCTGCCTCCGGGGGACTTCCCCGCCGACATCTTCGACATCGTGCTCCGTGCGATCACGATCCGCGGATCGATCGTGGGCACGCGCCAGGACATGATCGAAGCCCTCGACTTCTACGCGCGAGGCCAGATCCACCCGACCGTCGCCGTCGAGTCGATCGACGACGTCAACGACATCTTCGAGCGCATGGAGCACGGCAAGATCGACGGCCGCATCGTGATGCGGTTCGAGTGACGCCGCTGCGGTGACGCCGCGAGCGCAGGGGCGGGGCGGAGGCCTCGCCCCTGCGTCGTGCCGTCGCCCGCGATCGAGCAGGAATGGAGAAGCGCCACCGGAACGCCGTCGGTAGCGTGAGGATCACGGGACGCGGAGGCGCCCACGAGCGTGAGGAGAGCATCATGGCGAAGACGGCATCGGACGGCCTGTCTCAGGAGGAGCGCGACGCGGTCAAGCAGCGCGCGAAGGAGCTGCGCGACCAGGCGAAGGCGGGCAAGAGCCGCGAAGCAGGGACCAAGCAGGTGCTCGAGGCGATCGGCAAGCTCGACGGCACCGACAGGGAGATCGCCGAGGGCCTGCACAAGGTGGTCGGCGAGGTCGCCCCCGACCTCGTGCCGAAGACGTTCTACGGGTTCCCCGCGTACGCGAACGCGAACGGCAAGGTGGTGGTCTTCACGCAGCCGTCCTCGAAGTTCAAGACCCGCTACGCGACCATCCAGTTCGACGAGCCCGCCCGCCTCGACGACGGCGACATGTGGGCGACGGGCTTCGCCGTGCTCGAATGGACTCCCGCGGTCGAGAAGAAGATCAGCGAACTCGTCGCGACAGCGGTGTCCTGACCGCTGTCTCTGCGGCGCACCTCGGGGCGCAGCATCCGTCATCGACACGGATGCTGCGCCCCGACGTCGTGCGTGAGGTCAGTGATCGGGGGCGGCCGGCGTAGCAGCCGCCCGGTCGGCGTGACCCAGCGTGCGGCCCGGGGCGATGCGGTCGCGCACGCGGCGTTTCAGGGCGACGATGTCGGGGAATCCGCCGTCGGCCTTGCGCGACCACACGAGATCGTCGTCGGCGTAGACCTCGAAGATGCCGCCGGTGCCCGGTTCGAGCGTCGCCCCACCGCCCATGAGCTCGTCCTGGAAGGTCGTGAGGAGCTCCTGCGCGACCCATGCCGCGCGGAGCATCCAGGCGCACTGCGTACAGTAGACGACGCGGATGGTGTGCGTCATGCCGCGCCCCCGCCCGGCCCGAGGAACTCCGCGGCGGCGTCGCGGAACACCCGCGAGCCGGGCGCGTTGAAGTGGTGCCTCCCCGGGATCTCGATGAACCGCCCGCTCGGCGCCGTCGCGGCGAGCGTTCTCGACCGCTCGAGGATCGCGTCCTCCGATCCGGTCGCGAACAGCACCGGCTGCCGCGGTGGCCGCTCGGGGTCGGGGTCGGCGTCGCCGAACCGCATGCCCTCGGCGAGCGCGATCAGGGCTCGCAGATCGTTGTCCGGCACACGCTCGGCGAGCGTCACGTAGTTCCGGGTCACCGGGTCCTCGACGGGTATGCCCTCCTCGGCATATGCGCGGGCCTGCTCGATCCGCAGCCGTCCGAGCGGGCGCCCGTCGGGGATTCCGCCCAGCACGGCGCGGCTGACGTGCTCCGGCGCGTCGACTGCCAACTGCCAGCCGACACGGGCCCCGAGGGAGTAGCCGACGTAGCGGACGTCGTCGACGAGGTACGTGTCGAGCACCGCGATGAGATCGGCGACGAACGCGCCCATCGAGTACGCGACGGGGTCGTCGGGCTTGTCGCTCGCGCCGTGGCCGCGCTGATCGACGCCGATCACGCGATATCCGGCGTTCGTGAGCATGCGCACCCACCCGGTCTCGACCCAGTTGTCGCGGCAGTTCGACGCGAAGCCGTGCACGCACAGGACGGCGTCGGCATCGGTCTCCCCCCACGCATAGGTCGCCAGCTGGTATCCCTCCGCCGACATGATGTAGCTCGGCGGGGGCATCTCGGTGCGCAGGATCGGGGCGACGGCATCCATATCGCCATTCTGCTCCCACACGTTCGGCCCGCGTTGCACGCGAGTGCCGCCATCCGCCGTCGTTCCCTTCCGGCCGGGCGGAAGGTCGCACAGATT is from Microbacterium sp. LWH3-1.2 and encodes:
- a CDS encoding SelT/SelW/SelH family protein; translation: MTHTIRVVYCTQCAWMLRAAWVAQELLTTFQDELMGGGATLEPGTGGIFEVYADDDLVWSRKADGGFPDIVALKRRVRDRIAPGRTLGHADRAAATPAAPDH
- the adhP gene encoding alcohol dehydrogenase AdhP; the encoded protein is MRAAVVTAPDRPLDVRVVPIPTPGPGQALVKVLTTGVCHTDLHAARGDWPVAPKPDLIPGHEGYGRVVALGDGVTSLAVGDLVGNAWLWSACGVCEFCRTGWETLCPDQQNGGYSVDGSFGEYMLVDERFAARIPEGSDPVEVAPILCAGVTVYKGLKMTEARPGQWVVISGIGGLGHIAVQYARAMGLRVAAVDIDDAKLELARRHGAELTVNALTQDPAAVVQERTGGAHGVLVTAVHPKAFGQALGVARRGATIVFNGLPPGDFPADIFDIVLRAITIRGSIVGTRQDMIEALDFYARGQIHPTVAVESIDDVNDIFERMEHGKIDGRIVMRFE
- a CDS encoding alpha/beta fold hydrolase, with amino-acid sequence MDAVAPILRTEMPPPSYIMSAEGYQLATYAWGETDADAVLCVHGFASNCRDNWVETGWVRMLTNAGYRVIGVDQRGHGASDKPDDPVAYSMGAFVADLIAVLDTYLVDDVRYVGYSLGARVGWQLAVDAPEHVSRAVLGGIPDGRPLGRLRIEQARAYAEEGIPVEDPVTRNYVTLAERVPDNDLRALIALAEGMRFGDADPDPERPPRQPVLFATGSEDAILERSRTLAATAPSGRFIEIPGRHHFNAPGSRVFRDAAAEFLGPGGGAA